One Pyrococcus furiosus DSM 3638 genomic window, CTAATTAGGTATGGAGAGAAATTTTTTGATGAACTAGAGATTGTAACAAGAGTAGGAAAGGATTTCAGCGTTGATATTCAGCTTAATGAAGTCTTTGGTGGAGGCGTAAGAGAGGACATTCTAACAATAATTAGAGGTATAAAGGACAAAAGAATTGGAATAGTTTTACTTGATACAATAGACAAAGAAGAGATCAAGAAAGGAATTGAAACTGCTGCTAAGATGGCAAAGCTTAACGCTCCCGATGAAAAGTGGTCATCTCTCCCTCAACCAGGGAAATACAGAGAAAAACCAAAGATTAGTGAAGATTTAAAGTCCGCCTCTTCCGATGAATTAGTTAACATGGCAGTGGAGGGAATAAAGTTAGCAAGGGAACTTGATAAAAATTTAACCGTTGCGGGGGGAAGCATTGGAACTTCATGGAATGAAATTACTATAGTGAACTCCCATGGCATAAACGTTACCCAAGAACTTGGAGTTGCCTATGCATTTTTTGAGTTCGTAGGAAGAAAAGAAGGTATTGTAACCCCAGGAATCTTTGAATTTGACGCCAAGGACAACCTCAACTTGAACATCGAAGAAACAGTAAAGAACGGAGTCAAAAAAGTCCAGTGGGCTTATAACTTTAAACAAGCAAAAAATGAAGAAACAACCCTAATATTTGGCCCCTGGGCAATATCAGGATTGCTTAACTATGCCCTATTCCCAGCGTTTAGTGGAGAAAGATTGGTTAAAGGCACAACTCCTCTTGCAGATAAAGTGG contains:
- a CDS encoding TldD/PmbA family protein, with amino-acid sequence MEELIRYGEKFFDELEIVTRVGKDFSVDIQLNEVFGGGVREDILTIIRGIKDKRIGIVLLDTIDKEEIKKGIETAAKMAKLNAPDEKWSSLPQPGKYREKPKISEDLKSASSDELVNMAVEGIKLARELDKNLTVAGGSIGTSWNEITIVNSHGINVTQELGVAYAFFEFVGRKEGIVTPGIFEFDAKDNLNLNIEETVKNGVKKVQWAYNFKQAKNEETTLIFGPWAISGLLNYALFPAFSGERLVKGTTPLADKVGERITSEVITLYDDPFHELSITKIIADGEGIPTRRYEIIKDGEFKGFIWDNYWAKVHGTESTGHGVRDWSGGGITIGLHVPIIENGKRSLEEIIGEIKHGYLVDGVQGAHSSNPDNGNFAVTANPAYIIENGEIVGSTVFLIAGNIYELLKKATEVSKEQRTLVGMTNVITPYIKFENVKIAGKS